A genome region from Gadus chalcogrammus isolate NIFS_2021 chromosome 7, NIFS_Gcha_1.0, whole genome shotgun sequence includes the following:
- the LOC130386652 gene encoding midkine-A-like → MRAVLVFLLVSLLSISAVDSAGKNRKEKTKAPKTGTECSDWRYGNCVPSNGDCGGGFREGACEQQTRKMKCKVPCNWKKNFGADCKYRFETWAECDPASGLRARSGTLKKALYNAECLPTISVTKPCAAGKTKTRTKGKKAKPQDN, encoded by the exons ATGAGGGCTGTTCTTGTCttcctgctggtctctctcctctccatcagcGCCGTCGACTCCGCCGGTAAAAACAGGAAAG AGAAAACCAAGGCGCCAAAGACCGGAACGGAGTGCAGCGATTGGCGCTATGGCAACTGTGTCCCTAGCAACGGAGACTGTGGGGGGGGCTTCAGGGAGGGGGCGTGTGAGCAGCAGACCAGGAAGATGAAGTGTAAGGTCCCTTGCAACTGGAAGAAGAACTTTGGGG cggacTGTAAGTACCGGTTCGAGACGTGGGCGGAGTGTGACCCAGCCTCTGGCTTAAGGGCCCGCTCAGGAACCCTTAAGAAGGCCCTCTACAACGCAGAGTGTCTGCCCACCATCTCCGTCACCAAGCCCTGTGCTGCCGGCAAGACCAAGACCAGGACTAAGG GGAAGAAGGCGAAGCCACAGGACAACTAG